The proteins below come from a single Amphiura filiformis chromosome 15, Afil_fr2py, whole genome shotgun sequence genomic window:
- the LOC140171863 gene encoding uncharacterized protein, whose translation MASKGKHGGKGKGGGSKGGGGGSKGGAGASGGAQVSTGPFKWDSWPVMPTKRVYSSAVELDDILYVIGGSDQRGQTLDAFECYNTKKKKWMRLLNMPNPRAQPAVVTVGSKIVVIGGVGSDAQPVNFVDIYDVEQKKWLENVRDMDEKLQGVSAVVHNGKVIVIGGMKGDTNPVSISMVLDIEQNIWLKLPDMPTARYAAGTFLKGDKLYLLGGRIGKKACQAFEMLDLASQPTPEWKILPELPIKLVFSCYLATDTHLYRLGGLHETQRGVPPKFDDSVSQYSIEEGKWNELPNMSNKRGDFSAALVGDKLVVVGGIGPSEKPHTDAEFFDTDKNSWVFIDHCSTMRGSGTCIVYQNRMVIIGGFTPQGLTGAVDALSSTS comes from the exons ATGGCTTCCAAAGGTAAACATGGAGGAAAAGGAAAGGGAGGAGGATCaaagggaggaggaggaggatcaaaAGGAGGAGCAGGAGCATCTGGAGGTGCTCAAGTATCGACAGGACCATTCAAATGGGATTCGTGGCCTGTAATGCCTACAAAAAGAGTTTATTCCTCAGCTGTCGAACTAGATGATATTCTCTATGTGATTGGTGGTTCGGATCAAAGAGGACAGACCCTGGATGCATTTGAGTGTTACAATACAAAGAAGAAGAAGTGGATGCGACTGCTGAATATGCCCAACCCACGGGCACAGCCGGCAGTGGTCACCGTGGGTTCAAAGATTGTGGTGATAGGTGGTGTGGGCAGCGATGCGCAACCGGTGAATTTTGTCGATATTTATGACGTTGAGCAGAAGAAGTGGTTGGAGAATGTGAGAGATATGGACGAGAAACTACAGGGGGTATCAGCAGTGGTTCACA ATGGTAAAGTTATCGTGATTGGTGGCATGAAGGGTGATACTAATCCTGTATCCATTAGTATGGTCTTAGACATTGAACAGAATATATGGCTAAAATTACCTGATATGCCCACTGCTAGATATGCTGCTGGAACATTTCTGAAGGGAGACAAGCTGTATTTACTAG GTGGTAGAATAGGTAAAAAAGCTTGCCAAGCCTTTGAGATGTTGGACCTTGCATCTCAGCCCACACCTGAATGGAAAATCTTACCAGAGCTGCCTATCAAGCTAGTCTTCTCTTGCTACCTTGCCACGGATACACACTTGTATAGGCTAGGAGGGTTACATGAGACACAGCGGGGTGTCCCACCTAAGTTTGATGACTCGGTTTCACAATATAGTATAGAGGAAG GGAAATGGAATGAGTTACCTAATATGTCCAACAAGCGAGGTGATTTTTCAGCGGCACTAGTAGGGGACAAATTAGTGGTCGTAGGAGGAATAG GTCCCAGCGAGAAGCCACACACCGATGCTGAATTCTTTGACACCGACAAAAACAGCTGGGTGTTCATTGACCACTGCTCAACAATGAGAGGCTCAGGGACATGCATCGTATATCAGAATCGTATGGTTATAATTGGTGGGTTCACACCGCAAGGCCTTACGGGAGCTGTGGATGCTCTTAGCAGTACTAGTTAA
- the LOC140170675 gene encoding histamine N-methyltransferase-like: protein MSLPLSSNKDHWLECYKLTWDNRVCDRHVRFREWIEKEFEPQLVKTLSAGLGATGKPLCVLGIGSAEGNHEMLQLKKLKTKFAKLSTTVIEPNKQMFLQYQETVRQKSSDFTGIEFEWHNQTFQDYVQLYGVRKKYHFISMVHSIYYVGDSDLEETIRELYDILAPGGVILMVVMTDHTGIGKVVHTFPNLATKEQKSASSDPSMTKSNRLINSTDVTSILDKYKIVYTQSEYRESWDITACFTGVDTTKGNLLLDIHTQTINFKASVSTTVYSQVMDFLKDHMSVRKSHQSDEELCYFDTVSDILLITK from the exons ATGTCTTTACCACTAAGTTCTAATAAGGACCACTGGTTGGAGTGTTACAAGTTGACATGGGACAACAGAGTCTGTGATAGACATGTGCGTTTTAGAGAGTGGATAGAGAAAGAATTTGAACCACAACTAGTGAAGACTTTGTCAGCTGGGCTTGGTGCTACTGGCAAGCCACTCTGTGTGCTTGGTATTGGGAGTGCTGAAG GTAATCACGAAATGTTGCAGCTGAAAAAATTGAAAACCAAATTCGCCAAATTATCTACAACTGTCATTgaaccaaacaaacaaatgttCCTTCAATATCAAGAAACCGTACGCCAGAAAAGCAGTGATTTTACAGGAATTGAATTTGAGTGGCACAACCAAACCTTCCAAGACTATGTTCAACTGTATGGAGTTAGGAAGAAATATCACTTCATTAGCATGGTTCATTCCATTTATTACGTTGGGGACTCCGATTTAGAGGAAACAATCAGGGAATTGTATGACATACTAGCACCAGGAGGAGTGATACTTATGGTAGTAATGACAG ATCACACAGGGATCGGGAAAGTAGTGCATACCTTTCCAAATCTCGCCACAAAGGAGCAGAAATCAGCGAGTAGTGACCCATCAATGACCAAATCAAACCGTCTCATCAACTCCACAGACGTAACATCCATCCTTGACAAATACAAGATTGTCTACACTCAATCAGAGTATAGAGAATCCTGGGATATAACAGCATGTTTTACCGGAGTCGACACAACAAAAGGGAATCTACTGCTTGATATTCATACTCAAACCATCAATTTCAAAGCATCAGTGTCGACTACTGTCTACAGCCAAGTGATGGACTTTCTTAAAGATCATATGAGTGTCAGAAAAAGTCACCAAAGTGATGAAGAACTTTGCTATTTCGATACTGTTAGTGATATTCTTCTgatcacaaaataa